A region of Coccinella septempunctata chromosome 5, icCocSept1.1, whole genome shotgun sequence DNA encodes the following proteins:
- the LOC123313493 gene encoding uncharacterized protein LOC123313493 has product MGACNCKVKYRCRKKKSNEQVGSTLDRVISQSSNEDQCLLYKLANYKKGGELIDAYNIGGLVEVEKLIRDQFGQLMYQDGKGQIINRSEYLRWKFRDYDQVTLPIEASLSRFDPLGKWNDHDACWQMQYRGSLGETLLHVLIICDTKIHTRLARTLIRCFPKLAVDVVEGEEYLGASALHLAIAYSNNELVQDLVEAGANVNQRAIGSFFLPRDQQKSKPAKNTEYEGLAYLGEYPLAWAACCANESVYNLLLDNGANPDLQDNFGNMILHMVVVCDKLDMFGYALRHPKLPASNGIVNIAGLTPLTLACKLGRAEVFREMLELSAKEFWRYSNITCSAYTLNALDTLLPDGSTNWNSALFIILNGTKEEHLDMLDGGIIQRLLEEKWKTFARNQFLKRLLILILHLVLLSLAVYLRPEDPDEPLLVWSDEPQIISRYVCEVGTILGVLSYVILQQGDEIRNQGFWTFLKQQSNSPPKIIFLISNLAILACIPLRIYGDKNTEEAILGFAVPGSWFLLMFFAGAVRLTGPFVTMIYSMITGDMLTFGIIYSIVLFGFSQSFYFLYKGFPGVKSTLYETYATTWMALFQITLGNYDYQELSLTTYPGISKTVFALFMVFVPILLLNMLIAMMGNTYAHVIEQSEKEWMKQWAKIVIALERAIPQADAHHYLQEYSISLGPSEIPGTEQRGVMVIKSKSKTRAKQRKGAVANWKRVGKVTINALKKKGLTGEEMRNLMWGRESINTPIKLKNTKQAVKTNRAANFGAFGEALSSALDVMAFTNDLNIDGGTEPNIVQALTIQNEQQTKSNRINVDNSLQSTGATILQTLDPPQDFKLTPEHFEKSKLQGIPEIKYNQPILPDKDNDPLRLLVIYSEDSKCDPEILKQLAFAAANLKDIEKVSAKREAGVKVLAGIFAGTEEFVKKVEQTMKKTYSILDPSDSDGIGGTKILGQISRNRRAKSSTKRLSAKLKEDKQKLVTSSDSSSVDTLNIEDSKVLDSDYVEQKIDDIDESRPLSPEAALCEEPMSPVICQTGLIQELGEGHPSQSGNVTLTKKKRPKTGVKHNKVTPVDKRTPKSACDKLNSDRSESPDPLEPWSTRKIANMNKILAWEDDHDSM; this is encoded by the exons ATGGGAGCATGTAACTGCAAAGTAAAATACAGATGCAGGAAAAAAAAGAGCAATGAGCAAGTAGGATCAACCCTAGATAGAGTGATCAGTCAATCGTCCAATGAAGACCAGTGCTTGTTATACAAATTAGCTAATTACAAAAAGG GTGGTGAACTCATAGACGCCTATAATATTGGAGGTTTGGTAGAGGTTGAAAAATTGATACGCGATCAGTTTGGCCAGTTGATGTATCAAGATGGAAAGGGGCAGATTATCAACAGATCCGAATATCTGAGATGGAAATTCAGAGATTACGATCAAGTCACCTTGCCAATCGAAGCGTCTTTGAGTCGTTTCGATCCTTTAGGTAAATGGAATGACCATGATGCCTGCTGGCAAATGCAATACAGGGGATCTCTAGGTGAAACTTTATTGCATGTTCTGATCATTTGCGACACTAAAATTCACACCAGACTTGCGAGAACTCTGATTAGGTGTTTTCCTAAACTAGCTGTTGATGTGGTGGAAGGGGAAGAGTATTTAG GTGCTAGTGCACTCCATCTGGCTATAGCTTACAGCAATAACGAGTTGGTACAAGATTTGGTGGAGGCTGGTGCCAATGTGAATCAGAGAGCTATAG GTAGTTTTTTCCTACCTAGGGACCAGCAGAAATCTAAACCTGCCAAAAACACAGAGTATGAAGGCCTAGCCTATCTTGGAGAGTACCCTTTAGCCTGGGCAGCTTGCTGTGCCAACGAAAGTGTATATAATCTTCTTTTGGATAATGGTGCTAACCCTGACTTACAAGACAACTTTGGAAACATGATTTTGCACATGGTGGTGGTGTGTGATAAGTTG GATATGTTTGGATATGCACTACGACACCCTAAGCTACCTGCTAGTAATGGCATTGTTAATATTGCAGGATTGACACCATTGACTTTGGCCTGTAAACTAG GTCGAGCAGAAGTGTTTAGGGAAATGTTAGAACTGAGTGCTAAGGAATTTTGGAGGTACAGTAATATTACTTGCTCAGCCTACACATTGAATGCTTTAGATACCCTACTTCCTGATGGCTCTACAA ATTGGAATTCTGCACTTTTCATTATTCTGAATGGAACAAAGGAGGAGCATTtagatatgttggatggtggcATAATACAAAGATTGTTAGAGGAAAAATGGAAGACATTTGCTAGA AACCAGTTCTTGAAAAGATTACTTATTCTCATTCTCCATCTAGTACTATTATCGTTGGCGGTTTATTTAAGACCTGAAGATCCTGATGAACCTTTATTGGTTTGGAGCGATGAACCCCAAATAATCTCAAG ATACGTCTGTGAAGTGGGTACAATTCTGGGCGTGTTGAGCTATGTAATTTTACAGCAGGGTGACGAGATTAGAAATCAAGGATTCTGGACATTCTTGAAACAACAA TCGAATTCCCCtccgaaaataatatttttgatatcgAATCTTGCAATTTTGGCATGCATTCCACTGCGAATATATGGGGATAAAAACACGGAAGAAGCAATACTTGGTTTTGCTGTACCAGGATCATGGTTCTTGCTCATGTTTTTTGCTGG TGCAGTTCGTTTAACTGGACCCTTCGTTACCATGATTTACAGTATGATCACTGGAGACATGTTAACATTTGGAATTATTTACAGCATCGTTTTATTTGGATTTTCTCAATCGTTCTATTTTTTGTACAAGGGTTTTCCAGGTGTGAAATCCACTCTTTATGAGACGTATGCCACGACATGGATGGCTCTTTTTCAAATAACACTGGGAAATTATGAT TATCAAGAGTTGTCATTAACAACATATCCAGGCATAAGCAAAACCGTATTTGCTTTATTCATGGTATTTGTCCCTATTTTACTCCTAAACATGTTGATTGCAATGATGGGAAACACATACGCCCATGTCATTGAACAAAGTGAAAAAGAATGGATGAAACAA TGGGCCAAAATAGTGATAGCTTTGGAAAGAGCTATACCACAAGCAGACGCCCACCATTATTTACAAGAGTACAGCATCTCCTTAGGGCCCAGCGAAATACCAGGTACTGAACAAAGGGGTGTAATGGTAATAAAATCAAAGAGTAAAACCAGGGCAAAACAGAGAAAAGGCGCTGTGGCGAATTGGAAG AGGGTTGGCAAGGTGACAATCAATGCTCTGAAGAAAAAGGGACTAACAGGAGAGGAAATGCGGAATCTGATGTGGGGTAGGGAATCCATAAACACACCGATCAAATTGAAAAA CACTAAGCAGGCAGTTAAAACTAATCGCGCTGCTAATTTTGGAGCTTTTGGGGAAGCTTTGTCGTCAGCTTTAGATGTGATGGCATTCACAAATGATTTGAATATTGATGGAGGGACAGAGCCAAATATCGTCCAGGCTTTGACCATTCAAAATGAACAACAG ACGAAGAGTAACAGGATTAATGTGGATAATTCATTGCAGTCAACAG GTGCAACGATTTTGCAAACCCTTGATCCACCACAAGATTTCAAACTAACCCCAGAACACTTTGAAAAAAGTAAACTTCAAGGAATTCCCGAAATAAAATACAATCAGCCAATTCTACCTGATAAAGACAACGACCCCCTCAGACTACTAGTGATATATTCAGAAGATTCAAAGTGTGATCCTGAAATACTCAAGCAGTTGGCATTCGCAGCAGCAAACTTAAAAGATATCGAAAAGGTGTCTGCAAAGCGTGAAGCAGGTGTTAAAGTATTAGCAGGAATTTTTGCGGGAACGGAGGAATTTGTCAAGAAAGTGGAGCAAACAATGAAAAAGACATATTCTATTCTTGACCCAAGCGACAGTGATGGTATCGGAG GAACAAAAATCCTCGGACAAATATCCAGAAATAGAAGAGCTAAATCATCGACGAAGAGGCTTTCAGCCAAATTGAAAGAAGACAAACAGAAATTAGTAACCAGCTCCGATTCAAGTTCAGTTGACACATTGAATATAGAAGATAGCAAAGTTTTGGATTCTGACTACGTTGAACAAAAAATCGATGATATTGATGAATCTAGACCACTGTCCCCAGAAGCAGCACTATGTGAAGAACCAAT GTCTCCAGTAATCTGCCAAACAGGACTAATCCAGGAATTAGGTGAAGGGCATCCGTCACAATCAGGAAATGTGACACTAACAAAGAAGAAAAGACCAAAAACCGGAGTCAAACATAACAA agTCACTCCTGTAGATAAGAGGACCCCAAAATCTGCTTGCGATAAGTTGAATTCAGACAGATCTGAATCTCCAGATCCACTAGAACCATGGAGCACAAGAAAAATCGCTAATATGAATAAGATATTAGCTTGGGAGGATGACCATGATAGCATGTAG